The Mycobacteriales bacterium DNA window GCGTGGCCGCGACCGCCCGCACGGCGGTGGCCCCGATCGCCCCGCCCAGCTCGCCGCTGGCGAACGCGTCCCGGTACGAGCCCAGCGACAGGCCCGTGCCCGTCCACCACCAGCCGTGCAGCGCCGCCGTCGCGGGCGCCCGCAGCGAGGTCAGCACCAGCGCCGCGAACGGCACCAGCCAGAGCGCCAGCGCCAGCGCACCGACCCCGCGCAGCGTCCAGCGCCAGGACCGCCGCCGCGGCGGGGCCGGGTCGGGGTCGCCGGGCTCGGGCGCGGCCAGCGACCGCCGGGTCTGCCCACCCCGCGCGGCCAGCAGCGCCGCCGCGGCCAGGAACAGCGTGAGCACCACGACCAGCGCCGCCCGCTGCCCCTCGGCCAGGTCGCTCTCCCGGCGCAGCCACTGCAGGCCGACCACGTCGGCCGCCTCCTGCACCGACCCCGGTACGGCCACCAGCACCAGGTCGAAGATCCGGGCCGCCGCGACCAGCAGCGTGAGCAGCACGGTCGCCAGCACCGGCCGCAACGCCGGCAGCAGGACCGTACGGAGCCGGGCGACCGGGCCGAGGCCGGCCGAGCGGGCCATCCGCAGCCGGTCGCTCGGCACCGCCCGCAGCCCGGCCGCGAACACCACCACGGCCAGCCCGATCCAGGACCAGGCGAAGGCCGAGCCGAGCACGACCGCGATGAACCCGGGGCCGAGCAGGTTCGGCGGGCCGCCGGGCAGGTGGTCGAGCACCGCGGCGACCGTGCCCCGGTCCGGGTCGGGGTCGAACAGCAGCCGGAACGCCGCCCCCGCCACGAACCCGGACACCGCCAGCGGCGCGGCCAGGACCGCCAGCAGCAGCGTCCGCGACCCGCCCGCGCGCCGGGCCAGCTCGGCCAGCCCGAGCCCGGCCACCCCGAGGACCAGCGCGAACAGCACCCACCAGACGCTGTTGCCGGCGGCCCGGGTGACCCGGTCGTCGGCGAAGACCCGGTAGTCGCCCAGCCCGGCGAACCGGCCGTCCCGCAACAGGCTGCGGGCCATCGTCCAGCCCAGCGGCACCACCAGCACGGCCAGTACCGCCAGCACCGCCGGCAGCGGCGCGAGGACGGCCCAGGCCGGTACGGCGGGCCGGCCGGCGGGCCGCGGCCGGGTGTCCTCCCGGGTCGCGATCTCGTACATCGGGACGCCGTCGTCCGTCCCGGTCCCGGTCGGCTCCTCCGCCCGGCTCGTCGTCGTCACCGCCGGACCCCCGCCCGGCTCACGGCTGGGCTCCGGGAGCAGCCGCGGCGACCAGGGCGGCGACCGTCTCCTCGACGGTCTGCTCGGGATCCCCGCCGTGCCCGAGCTCGGCCAGGAACCGCTGCAGCAGCCGCCAGAGCCCGCGCCCGTCGCCGCCGGACAGCCCACCGCGCAGCCGGTCGGACAGGTCGAAGCCGAACTCGTCCGGCCCGCCGAGCCGGACCTCGTCCAGCAGCTCCGGGCGGTACTGCGGCGGGTACCTCGTCACCTCCGGCCGCAGCGAGACGAACCCGCCGTACGCGGCCCAGTCGACCGCCGCCCGCGGCAGCGCCAGCCAGTCGACCAGCTCCCGCCCGCCCGGCCCGGCCTCCGCGAGCAGCACGGCCAGGTCGCCGGCCACGATCAGCGGCCGCACCCCGCCCGGCGGCGCCGGCACGTGGAACCAGTCCAGCGGCGGCGCCTGCGGGGCCAGCCGGGTCACCACCGGCAGCACGAAGTCGGCGCCGACCAGCATCGCCGCCCGGCCCCGGACGGCCACGTCCAGCACCGAGTCCTCGAACTGGGTGACCAGCGCGCGGGCCGGCCCGCCCGGCAGCGTGCCCGGCGGCGACCAGACCTCGGCCAGCAGTTCCAGCGCCCGCACCACCGAGGACCGGTCCCAGGAGTCGGTGCCGCCGGCCAGCGCCTCGTACGTGACCCGGTCCAGGCCCCAGAGCACGTTCTCGAACCAGTCGGTGAGGACGTAGCCGTCGGCCGCGCCGATCGACAGCGGCGCGATCCCGGCCCGTACGCAGCGCTCCCGCAGGTCGCGCCAGGACGCCCAGTCCGACGGCGGTTCCCGCATCCCCATCCGGGCGAGCACATCCGGCCGGTACCA harbors:
- a CDS encoding ABC transporter substrate-binding protein; protein product: DELARFRQELRHFTAERRWGVSVVSLGDDVATLLAGRVARGVAPDVAMLPRPGLVAEDLTGLATVPDLTPPGVSTLWRALASPGGTTRGVWYKTAHKSLVWYRPDVLARMGMREPPSDWASWRDLRERCVRAGIAPLSIGAADGYVLTDWFENVLWGLDRVTYEALAGGTDSWDRSSVVRALELLAEVWSPPGTLPGGPARALVTQFEDSVLDVAVRGRAAMLVGADFVLPVVTRLAPQAPPLDWFHVPAPPGGVRPLIVAGDLAVLLAEAGPGGRELVDWLALPRAAVDWAAYGGFVSLRPEVTRYPPQYRPELLDEVRLGGPDEFGFDLSDRLRGGLSGGDGRGLWRLLQRFLAELGHGGDPEQTVEETVAALVAAAAPGAQP
- a CDS encoding ABC transporter permease subunit, which gives rise to MTTTSRAEEPTGTGTDDGVPMYEIATREDTRPRPAGRPAVPAWAVLAPLPAVLAVLAVLVVPLGWTMARSLLRDGRFAGLGDYRVFADDRVTRAAGNSVWWVLFALVLGVAGLGLAELARRAGGSRTLLLAVLAAPLAVSGFVAGAAFRLLFDPDPDRGTVAAVLDHLPGGPPNLLGPGFIAVVLGSAFAWSWIGLAVVVFAAGLRAVPSDRLRMARSAGLGPVARLRTVLLPALRPVLATVLLTLLVAAARIFDLVLVAVPGSVQEAADVVGLQWLRRESDLAEGQRAALVVVLTLFLAAAALLAARGGQTRRSLAAPEPGDPDPAPPRRRSWRWTLRGVGALALALWLVPFAALVLTSLRAPATAALHGWWWTGTGLSLGSYRDAFASGELGGAIGATAVRAVAATLALLILAVPAAYALAWGGLPRRDVRRLAAVCAVLAVLPVQVYAGPLGDALSAQSWLGSPGALAGVHAAAGTPFAVLLLRGAFATVPAGEVIRQRLDGGERLAAGVVLIQRWESLVAVAVLEFVLVWNDLVVGLLVGTPGSRLVTLALLSESREFATNVGPLAAGAVVVTAVPLALVLVTGRRLIRGLAAGVAR